The genomic interval GAAGCAGAAGAAGGCAACTATGCGAATGACTTAAGGGATCAGCGTGATGAGCTTGAACTTACGTTGTCTAACTTAGTTGATATTTCTGTTTACAAAGGAAATACAAGCAGCTACACCTCTTCCGTTTCATCAGACCTAAGTACTTCTGAGACAACCAGTACAGAGTACAGCCTTAATATTGCTGGCTATACGATTATTGATGGTTCGACCTATCATCCTTTGGTTGCGAGCAATACCTCAAACACAAGTGGCTATTACTCTGTTTATTATGAAACACAAGATGGTAAGCAGTATGACTTAACGGGGAAAATTTCAGGTGGTGAAGTAGGTTCCATGCTCGACCTTCGCGGTCGCGTTCTAAATGGAGAGAATGGGTATCCTACCGATGGAAAAATTCAAGATTATATTGATGAATTAGACACATTTGCCCAAACGCTCATTACCGCAACCAATAATATCTATGCACAAAGTGCACAATCAAGTATGCAATCTCCTATTTTGGATATCAAGGGAGACGACGCTTTAAAAAATGCCTATGATAATATTGAATCAGGTACTTTTGACGTGATTATCTATGATAAGAGTGGCGTTGAAGTTGCTCGTAAAACGGTTGCTGTTGGTAGCACAACCACTCTGAGTGATGATACTTTTTCGGATAGCATTGTGAGTCAAATTAATGCCAGTACGGATGATAACAGTGATAATAATTCGCTAAACGATGTCGATGACTACTTTACAGCTATTTATATGGAAGATGGTACGTTCTCACTCTCTCCTACGACAAATAACAGTGGTTATACCATTGCAATAGAAGATAATGGTACGAATTTTCCAGGAGCCATTGGTATTAGCCAGTTTTTAACGGGAAGTAATGCCTCCGACATTAGCGTCGCAACACAATATCAAAAAGATCCTTCTTCTATGGAAGGGTTTGCTGCGCCCATCTCAGGAGATAATACGGTTGCAAACGCCATGGTGCAATTGCAATACGATTCATTAAGTTTTTACAATAGTGGCATTGTCAGCAAGGGAACATTGGATGGGTATTACACAAGCTTAACGACACACATTGCTTCAGAGGCAAGTGCCGCTGCTTCGAGTCTTTCAACCAATCAGACGCTTTACAACACAGCTTATACCGAATTCCAATCGACGAGCGGTGTGAATGAAGATGAAGAGCTTGCGAATTTGATAATGTATCAAGCCTCTTATACGGCTGCTGCTAAAATTATTACAACAATCGATGAGATGTTAGATACCCTTTTAGGCATGAAATCCTAGTGAAACGATTTCCGTTTTTGAGCACCACTCTTTTGGTGCTCATCTTCTTTTTTTGCTTTGCTTTACCCTCTTTTTATACAGGTTCTGCGTATGAACTAAGCCCCAACGCTATTTTATTACCTCCCAGTTTTGAGCATCTTTTAGGAACCGATAGGCTAGGGCGGGATCTTTTGGCGCGTTTGATGGTTGGGGGTCAAGTCTCCTTAATGATCGGCATTTTAAGCGCACTGATTTCGAGTATTGTAGGGCTTATGATTGGTATTAGCGCAGGATTTTTTCAAAAGAGCGTTGATAAGCTTATTATCGTTGTGATCGATCTTTTCTTAACCTTTCCGACTTTTTTTCTTCTTTTAGCGTTAATTAGTTATATGAATGCTTCGGTGTGGGTGCTTGTTTTTATTATTTCCATTACAGGGTGGATGGGAATGGCGAGAATGATACGAAGTGAGAGCTTCGCCATCTCTAATGCTCCCTTTATTAAAATTCTTAAACTCTCCAATGTCAATACTTTCAAAATCATCTTTAAATACTTTGCTCCCTTGCTTGCTCCTATCTTTTTTATTAGCTTTACATTTGGGGTGAGTGGAGCGATTTTGGCAGAGAGTGGGCTGAGCTTTTTAGGCATTGGGATTACGCCTCCACAGATGAGTTGGGGTGTGATTATCAGTGAAGGTAAAGAAGTAATTGATATTGCATGGTGGCTGAGCTTTTTCCCAGGTTTTCTTATCTTTCTCGTCACCTTTTCCTTGATTAATCTCTCTGATTATCTTCAATCCAAGAGTAACGAAAAAGATGTCTTAAATGACGTTTGAAGCTATTGCAAAACTTTTAAATGAAGAGGCAACTAAACGCAATCATGCAGATGAGATCAGTTTAAATCGTCCTGATCCTTTACTGATTGCTTCACGGCATAACGATGAATTTATCGCCCTTATTTGTGCTCTGTTTGCGTATGGGAATGTTCCTGCCATCATTCAGTTTTTAGAGAGCTTGGATTTTTCGCTCTTGGATGCGGATGAAAGCATGATTGAGCAGGCATTAGCGCATCATTATTACCGTTTTCAAAATGCCAAAGACATTCAAGCGCTTTTTACAACGCTTGGGCGTGTTAAACACGACATTGGCTCATTCGAGTCAGTTTTTCTCCCTGCGTATCAAAAAAAATCAAATGTGATGGATGGTTTACGCGCACTGATTGCGTTGTTGTACGATATTAATCCTTATCGCTCACGCGGCTATCAGTTTTTATTGGGTACAATACCTCCCATAACCCCAGTATCGCCTTATAAACGATGGCACATGTATCTTAGATGGATGGTGCGTAAAGATCATCTTGATCTTGGACTTTGGAGCGGTGTTGATACCAAAGATCTGCTCGTACCACTGGATACACACACCTTTGCATTGGGAAAAAAATTGGGCTTGATTCAGCGAAAATCGTATGATTTTAAAGCTGTGTTAGAGTTGAGTCGCGCACTCCAAAAGATTGATCCAAGTGATCCTGTCAAATATGATTTTGCACTCTATCGCTTAGGACAAGAGAAAATTCTTCTTTAAGGTTCACAATGAATGTGAAGTATTGGCTCCCTAGGAGCTTTATGATTTTGAGGGAGGGCTACTCTGTTACAAAACTATCGTCCGATATTGTAGCAGGCTCTACGGTTGCGATTATCGCCTTACCTTTAGCAATGGCATTTGCCATAGCCAGTGGTGTTAGTCCTGAAAAAGGGCTCTTTACAGCGGTTGTCGCTGGGTTAATTATCTCTCTCTTTGGTGGGAGTAGGTATCAGATTGGAGGTCCTACGGGGGCTTTTGTTGTGGTACTCTATGCGGTTATTTTAAAACACGGATACGATGGCTTAGTGATTGCCACATTTTTAGCAGGCATTATGCTCTTTTTTATGGGTGTTTTTAAGCTTGGTAACATTATCAAGTACATTCCTTATCCCGTTACGGTGGGTTTTACAACCGGTATCGCCCTCATTATCTTCTCCTCACAGATCAAAGATTTTTTTGGGCTTCCTATTGCCAAAATGCCCGCAGAGTTTGTCGATCAGTGGAAACTTTACTCGACAGAGCTTTTACATGTAAACTATTATGCGATGGCTATTGGCGTGGTGAGCATGGCACTTTTACTTAAATTGCGCCACCGTTTTCCGCATATTCCTGCACCCATTATTGTCATTATTCTCTCAGCCCTTGCGGTTTATCTTTTTAAATTGCCTGTGGAAACGATTGGTTCAAAATTTGGTGCACTCCCTTCTACGTTGCCATATCCTTCCATGCCTGCATTTTCATTGGAAAAAGTACGGGCGGTGTTTCCTGATGCGATGACGATTGCCCTTTTGGGAGCGATCGAATCCTTGCTTTCGTGTGTTGTAGCCGATGGTATGACGGGAGATCGTCACCACTCGAATAAAGAGCTTATGGCGCAAGGTGTTGCCAATGTCGCTTCCGTTCTTTTTGGAGGCACTGCCGCTACAGGTGCCATTGCACGAACGGCTACGAACATTAAAGCGGGTGCATACAGTCCTGTTTCGGGTGTCATTCATGCCCTCATGTTGCTTGTGTTTATGTTTTTATTTTCAAAACTCATTGTGCTGATTCCCTTAGCGACGCTGGCGGCTATCTTGATCGTTGTAGCATGGAATATGAGTGAGTTTCACCACTTTAAAGCCATTGCTCTTAAGTCCGAGCGTAACGATATGGTTGTGCTTTTAATGACGTTTTTCTTAACTGTTTTAATCGATCTCAACACGGGTGTTCAAACAGGCATTATGCTTGCAGGTCTTCTGTTTATCAAACGTATGATTGATGTGACAGGCATTGTCGATACGAAAAATACGATTGGTATGCCTTTAGATGAAGACGATGAGCCCATTGAAATGGATGATGCAAATGCTATTTCTAAGAAAATTGTGCCAAAAGATGTCGAAGTGTATGAGATTGATGGACCATTCTTTTTTGGCGTTGCCGATCGCCTTAAAAATGTCCTTGGGGAAGTGAGCAATCCTCCCAAAGTCTTTATACTGCGTATGCGTCATGTACCAATGATCGATGCAACAGGGCTTCATGCCTTAGAGGAGTTTTTTGATCTTTGCCAAAGCAACGGAACGATTCTTGTACTTTCAGGGGTCAATGAGCACATCAAGCTTAAAATTCGCCGTCTTGGTTTTGAGAAAAAAATAGGGTTAGAAAACATTACCGACAATATCGATATGGCACTTTCGCGTGCTCATCGACTTTTAATGAAGGAGTAAAGATGCCTTATGTCACTATCAAAATCACCAAAGAAGGTGCAACAAAAGAGCAAAAAGCTGAGCTTATTGAGGGTGTAACAAACCTCTTAGTGAGCGTTTTGGGTAAAAATCCAGCCACAACGGTTGTTACGATCGACGAAGTGGATATGGATAATTGGGGTATAGGTGGGCAACAGGTCAGCGAACTTCGCAAAAAGCCGAAGCCTTAAACTACTATTAAATGATTTATAGATACAATCACGCAAATTATTAACGAAGGAAATGTGTAATGGGCGAAATGTTTACATTTTTAGGTCTTATTAACCACTCCCATGACTTCATCTTTGTATCACACATTGTTTTAGTCGGTGTTATCAGTTTTGTCTTAGCAAAACTTGCAACGTCTAAAATGCAATTGGTACCAAGTGGTGTTCAAAATGTCATGGAAGCGTATCTTGAGAGTGTCGTCTCAATGGGTAAAGATGTCATTGGTGAAGAGTTGGCACGTAAATATCTACCACTGGTTGCAACCCTTGGTTTGATGGTGTTTATTGCAAACGTTATCGGTATTATTCCTGGGTTTGAAGCTCCTTCAAGCAACCTAAACATGACATTGGCACTGGCATTGATGGTGTTTGTCTATTATAACTTTGAAGGTATCCGTGTCAACGGTGTTGTGCACTATTTTGCGCACTTTATGGGACCATTGAAAGTTTTAGCACCTCTTATGTTCCCTATCGAGATCGTTTCACATCTTTCTCGTATCGTCTCTTTGTCTTTCCGACTTTTCGGTAACATCAAAGGTGATGATCTGTTCTTAGCCGTTGTCTTGATGTTGGCTCCTTGGGTAGCACCACTTCCTGCGTATGCGCTTTTAACATTCTCTGCATGTTTGCAGACGTTTATTTTTATGATCCTAACATACGTTTATCTTGCAGGTGCTGTTTTAATTAGCGAAGAGCACTAAAAAGTACTCCCTTGTTGCAACACCAACAAACGCGTTTTGAAAAACTCCTCAGCTTTTTGCACGGTGCCTCTTGGGCACTTGCATTGGCTGGTGGCGGTTATACCTTCTTACTTTTTCTTCCTTTTGGCACTATCATCGCTTCTCTCATTGCGCTTTTCTTCTTTCTGAGTGGCTGTTTTTTTGTTATTATCTTTTCAATGGCACAACTGCAACTGGATAAATTTGAAGAGCTTAAAAAGCAGACGCAACTCTTAGAAAAACTTAGTCACGATGATCAAACGCTATCTCATCACTGATCCCTCCTTTTATACTTCCAATCCAGCAGAAGTCGTTCAAAAACTTTTACATGTAAAGGCTAAATATCAGCCTGACTACATCTGTTTACGCGATAAACAGACTTCAGCTTATACTTCGCTCGCCAAGATGGTCGCCAAGGCTTCCCTTCAAGATGAACGAACCAAACTCTATCTGCATACCGATTTTAAACTGGCGTACGATCTTGGCTGTGATGGTGTGCATCTGCCTTCCAATGCTTTACATGTAATAGAAAATGCCAAAGCGTTAGGTTTGGAAGTCATCGTAAGCACACATGCCCTCAAAGAGATAGAAGAGGCTGAAAAAAGAGGCGCAGATGCGATCACCTTTAGTCCCATTTTTGCAACGCCCAACAAGGGCGAACCGCTTGGTTTAGAGAAGTTAAAAGAAATAAATGATAGAATCCGCGTTAAATGTTTCGCGCTTGGTGGCATCATCAACGCTGATCAGGTGAAAGCTTGTGAAGAGGTTGGTGTGTACGGTTTTGCCTCAATTCGCTTTTTTTTAGATTAATCCAAAGGCTATTTAATGGAATTTGAAGTTGTTATTGGACTTGAGGTTCATGCTCAGTTAAACACAAAAACCAAGATTTTTTGCAGTTGCCCAACCAGCTTTGGCGACGAACCCAATACCAATGTCTGTGAAGTTTGCCTAGGACTTCCTGGCGCACTCCCTGTTCTAAACAAAGAAGTGGTTAAAAAAGCCATTGCTTTAGGTACCGCTATCCATGCAACGATCAATCAAAAATCTATTTTTAACCGTAAAAACTACTTCTATCCTGATCTTCCAAAAGGGTATCAGACCAGCCAGTTTGAGATACCTATCGTTGAAGCGGGTGAGATTTACATTGACTTTGAAGATGGCACAACGAAGCGTATTGGAGTGACACGTGCGCACCTTGAAGAAGATGCGGGTAAAAACATTCACCATGGCAATGTCTCGCATGTGGACTTAAACCGTGCAGGAACACCGCTTCTTGAGATCGTGAGTGAGCCGGATATGCGAAGCAGTGAAGAGGCGATTTTATACCTTAAAAAACTGCATGCCATTTTGCGCTACCTTGACATCAGTGACGCGAATATGCAAGAGGGAAGTTTCCGTTGTGATGCGAACGTCTCGATTCGCCCAAAAGGTGAGACTAAACTTTATACCAGAGCGGAGATTAAAAACCTAAACTCATTTAAATTTATCCAAAAAGCGATTGAGTACGAAGTAGAGCGTCAAAGTAATGCGTGGGAAGATGGCGTGTATGAGAGAGAAGTGGTTCAAGAAACCAGACTTTATGACACTGAAAAAAATGAAACACGAAGCATGAGAGGTAAAGAAGATAGTGCTGAGTATCGCTATTTCCCCGATCCTGACTTATTGCCCGTGCTTATTCCTGATGATATGCTCGCAGAGTGTATCCAAATTCCAGAACTCCCCGATCAAAAACGTGATCGCTTCCTCAAAGAGTACGGCATTAAAGAGTACGATGCCAATGTGATTACCTCCAGCGTTGAGATGGCTCAATTTTATGAGACGATGATAAGCGAGGGTGCAGGGGCAAAAAATGCTGTGACATGGCTCACCGTTGAGCTTCTCGCACGCTTAAGCCATGGTATGACCCTTATAACTTCGCCAGTGGACGCGGTTAAATTGGCATCGATCGTCAAGCGCATTGAAGATGGAACCATCAGTGGTAAAGCGGCGAAAGAAGTACTTGATTATTTGATGGAAAACTGTGCAAGTGTAGATGAAGCCATTGAAAAACTAGGTCTTAAACAAGTCAGCGATGATGGCGCTATTTTAGCGATTATCGATGCAATCATCAGTGCGAATGCTGATAAAGTCGCAGAGTATCGAGGCGGTAAAGATAAACTCTTTGGTTTCTTTGTGGGGCAAACGATGAAAGAGAGCAAAGGTGCTGCCAATCCTTCTAAAGTCAATGAACTTTTAAAATCCAGACTGGATGCGTAAGTGAGCAAAAGCGTGAGTATAGCTG from Sulfurospirillum multivorans DSM 12446 carries:
- a CDS encoding tautomerase family protein, yielding MPYVTIKITKEGATKEQKAELIEGVTNLLVSVLGKNPATTVVTIDEVDMDNWGIGGQQVSELRKKPKP
- the flgK gene encoding flagellar hook-associated protein FlgK, whose protein sequence is MGLFSTLNTGTSALNAAQVAVATTSQNIANQDNASYTRQRVNFAASSAVSSGGISVGSGVTITSVTRVHDEYSYVKMRNAATAVAYDAYKTQVLEEASNYFPDLDESGIAVDLEEYFSAWNDLASNATEGSQKIALVQSALTMTSDIQSARDSLRDLQDSVNSQLGTAVDEINSIAEQISDINKQINVIEAEEGNYANDLRDQRDELELTLSNLVDISVYKGNTSSYTSSVSSDLSTSETTSTEYSLNIAGYTIIDGSTYHPLVASNTSNTSGYYSVYYETQDGKQYDLTGKISGGEVGSMLDLRGRVLNGENGYPTDGKIQDYIDELDTFAQTLITATNNIYAQSAQSSMQSPILDIKGDDALKNAYDNIESGTFDVIIYDKSGVEVARKTVAVGSTTTLSDDTFSDSIVSQINASTDDNSDNNSLNDVDDYFTAIYMEDGTFSLSPTTNNSGYTIAIEDNGTNFPGAIGISQFLTGSNASDISVATQYQKDPSSMEGFAAPISGDNTVANAMVQLQYDSLSFYNSGIVSKGTLDGYYTSLTTHIASEASAAASSLSTNQTLYNTAYTEFQSTSGVNEDEELANLIMYQASYTAAAKIITTIDEMLDTLLGMKS
- a CDS encoding TIGR02757 family protein — translated: MTFEAIAKLLNEEATKRNHADEISLNRPDPLLIASRHNDEFIALICALFAYGNVPAIIQFLESLDFSLLDADESMIEQALAHHYYRFQNAKDIQALFTTLGRVKHDIGSFESVFLPAYQKKSNVMDGLRALIALLYDINPYRSRGYQFLLGTIPPITPVSPYKRWHMYLRWMVRKDHLDLGLWSGVDTKDLLVPLDTHTFALGKKLGLIQRKSYDFKAVLELSRALQKIDPSDPVKYDFALYRLGQEKILL
- a CDS encoding ABC transporter permease; translated protein: MKRFPFLSTTLLVLIFFFCFALPSFYTGSAYELSPNAILLPPSFEHLLGTDRLGRDLLARLMVGGQVSLMIGILSALISSIVGLMIGISAGFFQKSVDKLIIVVIDLFLTFPTFFLLLALISYMNASVWVLVFIISITGWMGMARMIRSESFAISNAPFIKILKLSNVNTFKIIFKYFAPLLAPIFFISFTFGVSGAILAESGLSFLGIGITPPQMSWGVIISEGKEVIDIAWWLSFFPGFLIFLVTFSLINLSDYLQSKSNEKDVLNDV
- the gatB gene encoding Asp-tRNA(Asn)/Glu-tRNA(Gln) amidotransferase subunit GatB, yielding MEFEVVIGLEVHAQLNTKTKIFCSCPTSFGDEPNTNVCEVCLGLPGALPVLNKEVVKKAIALGTAIHATINQKSIFNRKNYFYPDLPKGYQTSQFEIPIVEAGEIYIDFEDGTTKRIGVTRAHLEEDAGKNIHHGNVSHVDLNRAGTPLLEIVSEPDMRSSEEAILYLKKLHAILRYLDISDANMQEGSFRCDANVSIRPKGETKLYTRAEIKNLNSFKFIQKAIEYEVERQSNAWEDGVYEREVVQETRLYDTEKNETRSMRGKEDSAEYRYFPDPDLLPVLIPDDMLAECIQIPELPDQKRDRFLKEYGIKEYDANVITSSVEMAQFYETMISEGAGAKNAVTWLTVELLARLSHGMTLITSPVDAVKLASIVKRIEDGTISGKAAKEVLDYLMENCASVDEAIEKLGLKQVSDDGAILAIIDAIISANADKVAEYRGGKDKLFGFFVGQTMKESKGAANPSKVNELLKSRLDA
- a CDS encoding F0F1 ATP synthase subunit A — protein: MGEMFTFLGLINHSHDFIFVSHIVLVGVISFVLAKLATSKMQLVPSGVQNVMEAYLESVVSMGKDVIGEELARKYLPLVATLGLMVFIANVIGIIPGFEAPSSNLNMTLALALMVFVYYNFEGIRVNGVVHYFAHFMGPLKVLAPLMFPIEIVSHLSRIVSLSFRLFGNIKGDDLFLAVVLMLAPWVAPLPAYALLTFSACLQTFIFMILTYVYLAGAVLISEEH
- a CDS encoding thiamine phosphate synthase, whose amino-acid sequence is MIKRYLITDPSFYTSNPAEVVQKLLHVKAKYQPDYICLRDKQTSAYTSLAKMVAKASLQDERTKLYLHTDFKLAYDLGCDGVHLPSNALHVIENAKALGLEVIVSTHALKEIEEAEKRGADAITFSPIFATPNKGEPLGLEKLKEINDRIRVKCFALGGIINADQVKACEEVGVYGFASIRFFLD
- a CDS encoding SulP family inorganic anion transporter; this encodes MILREGYSVTKLSSDIVAGSTVAIIALPLAMAFAIASGVSPEKGLFTAVVAGLIISLFGGSRYQIGGPTGAFVVVLYAVILKHGYDGLVIATFLAGIMLFFMGVFKLGNIIKYIPYPVTVGFTTGIALIIFSSQIKDFFGLPIAKMPAEFVDQWKLYSTELLHVNYYAMAIGVVSMALLLKLRHRFPHIPAPIIVIILSALAVYLFKLPVETIGSKFGALPSTLPYPSMPAFSLEKVRAVFPDAMTIALLGAIESLLSCVVADGMTGDRHHSNKELMAQGVANVASVLFGGTAATGAIARTATNIKAGAYSPVSGVIHALMLLVFMFLFSKLIVLIPLATLAAILIVVAWNMSEFHHFKAIALKSERNDMVVLLMTFFLTVLIDLNTGVQTGIMLAGLLFIKRMIDVTGIVDTKNTIGMPLDEDDEPIEMDDANAISKKIVPKDVEVYEIDGPFFFGVADRLKNVLGEVSNPPKVFILRMRHVPMIDATGLHALEEFFDLCQSNGTILVLSGVNEHIKLKIRRLGFEKKIGLENITDNIDMALSRAHRLLMKE